A genomic window from Amia ocellicauda isolate fAmiCal2 chromosome 15, fAmiCal2.hap1, whole genome shotgun sequence includes:
- the LOC136771544 gene encoding MOB kinase activator 2, producing MGGCQSYSSTEDVDTPERNQDSISAQKPKNNNRKSTPSLEDKPYLLSAYVRERITEMDMKTLSSLPDGFDQAEWMATHTIAFFKHINLFSSAVSEFCTTKTCPTTTAPGNTTFFWHDEHGKKVKCSAPLYTDYTMSYIQELLTDEDVFPTRTGSSFPSGYIYMVQKIFLYLFHTLAHLYWAHFRDVVKLEMHPHLNTLFLHFITFSREFGLLEPSEAAIMEDLTQALCRYNAV from the exons ATGGGTGGCTGTCAGAGCTACAGCAGCACAGAGGATGTAGACACACCAGAGCGAAACCAGGACAGCATCTCTGCCCAGAAACC GAAGAACAACAATAGGAAATCGACCCCTTCACTAGAAGACAAACCCTACCTGCTGTCTGCCTATGTAAGGGAGCGCATCACTGAGATGGATATGAAGACCCTGTCCTCACTGCCCGATGGCTTTGACCAAGCAGAGTGGATGGCGACTCACA CGATCGCCTTCTTCAAGCACATTAACCTGTTCTCCAGCGCCGTGTCTGAATTCTGCACCACCAAGACTTGTCCGACCACTACTGCCCCCGGCAACAC AACCTTCTTTTGGCACGACGAACACGGCAAGAAGGTGAAATGCTCGGCCCCGCTGTACACCGACTACACGATGTCCTACATTCAAGAGCTCCTGACGGACGAAGATGTCTTTCCCACGAGGACCG GTAGCAGCTTCCCCAGTGGATACATCTACATGGTGCAGAAGATCTTCCTCTACCTGTTCCACACGCTGGCCCACCTCTACTGGGCTCACTTCCGTGACGTGGTGAAGCTGGAGATGCACCCCCACCTCAACACGCTCTTCTTGCACTTCATAACCTTCAGCCGGGAGTTCGGCCTGCTGGAGCCGTCCGAGGCCGCCATCATGGAAGACCTCACGCAAGCCCTGTGTCGCTACAACGCCGTCTGA